The Streptomyces sp. 135 sequence AACGCGGTCAACAACGTCAAGATCGGCATCAAGATGGCCGTGCTGATCGTGATCCTCGCGCTGGTCTATGTGAAGCGGGACGAGGAGAAGATCGACAAGGGTGTGTTCGGCGCGGTGGGGCTGCTGACCACGGCGAACGTCTTCATCGCCGTGCTGTGGACCTGATCCCCGAACCGGTTACGCGCGTGGCCCGCGCTCCTTCGGGAGTGCGGGCCACGCGCGCGTAGAGGGTGACCTTCCGCGGCTACGCCGGGCGCACCACGCTGTGGATCGGCATGTAGTAGATCGATTCGACGCGGACCTTCGCGCCCGGCTTCGGGGCGTGGATCATCTTGCCGCCGCCGATGTAGATCCCCACGTGGCTGATGTCGTCGTAGAAGAAGACCAGGTCGCCCGGCTCGGCGTCGGCGGTCTTCACGGTCGTGCCGGCCTTCACCTGGTCCCACGTGGTGCGGGGCAGGGTGATCCCCGCCGCCTTCCAGGCATCCTGGGTGAGCCCGGAGCAGTCGTAGGAGTCGGGCCCGGTCGCGCCCCATACGTACGGCTTGCCGATCTGTGCCTCCGCGAAGTCGATGACCTTCGCGGCCTTGGTGGCGTAACTTCCGCCGGTGCTTCCGGAGCCCGAGCCGCCACCGGAGCCTGAGCCCCCGCCCGGGCCTGAACCCGCATCCGAACCGGCGCCGGAACCCGATCCGGAACCCGACCCGGAATCCTGGCCCTCCCCCTGCCCCTGCTCCTCCCGCTCCTTCCTGGCCGCCTCCTCCGCCTTGCGCTTGCGCTCCGCCTCGGCGACCTCCTTGCGGGCCAGCTCCTCGGCCTTGCGCTTGGCCTCCCGCTCCTTCGTCCGCTCGATCGCGGCGAGCCGGGCCTTCTCCTCGGCGGTCAGCTCCGAGAGCAGTTCACGCGCCTCGCCCAGCTTCTTCTGGACGGTCTCCTTGCTCGTCCTGAGATCGTCCCGCGAGTCGCTCAGCGTCTCCACGCTCCGCGCGGCCTTCGTACGCTGCTTCGTCGCCGACGCCTGCTGCGCCTGGTAGTCGTCGACGGCCTTCTTCTGCCGCTTGGTCAGCCTGTCCGCCAGGTGGTTCTGGTCGAAGAAACCCTGCGGATCCTTGGCGAGCATCATCGTGGCGGTCTGGGAGACGGCCCCGGTGCGGTACTGGGCGGCGGCGATGGAGCCGAGCTTCTGGCGCGCCTCGTTCAGCCTGTCCGCGCGCTCGGCCACGTCGTCGAGCAGCCGGTCGGCCTTCTTGCGCTGCTTCTCGGTCTTCTCCTTGGCCGAGTTGTACTTCTGGGTGGCCACGCCCGCCTGGTGGTACAGGTCGTCGACCTTCTTCCGCACCTCTTCGAGGCTGGGCTTCGCCGGTGCGGAGGGGGCCGCCTGCGCGGCCTGTGACAGGAGCGCCACGGAGGTGAGGGCGGCCGTCGTGATGCCGACGGCGGGGGCGGTGCGTATTCCGGCTGTCCGGGTCCGCGGCTTGCGGTGCGACGCCAAGGGAGGCGACTCCTTCCGTAGACCGCCTACCGGGTTAGCTGTCGGGTTCGGGCGGATGGTCCGGAAGGTTGCCCTACGGTCCCGTACTGCGTACGGGGCCGATTCACCCCAGGTTTTCGGTGGGTCCCCGGCTCCGAACAGGTCGGACTCGGCGGAGGCAACCCGTTCCCGGCGGGATTCGCCGGTGGGGGGACGAGCGGCCCGCGGAGCACGCTAGCCAACTCGTGTGGCGCGTGTGAAGGTTGATGTTCCTTATGCCCGATACATTTCCGTTACTTTCCGGGGCGCCGGGGTCGGGCAGGCGGCGCTGTTGCGGAGCGTGACCGGGTGTGGGCGTGGCGTAGGTGAGGCGTAGACAGGCGCACGCCGGACGGGCCCGGGAGGAAGGTGGCCGGAACCCGGGGCGGGTTGTCAGTGGGGCCGCCTAGACTCGGGAGGCGATGAGCAGCCTCTTTGATGACAGCTTCCTGGCGGACCTCCGGCCTTCCCGGGCCACGGACGAAGAGCCCCCGCCGCCGCCCGAGGACAGCGCTCCGGAACCGGTTCCGGACGACTTGTTCGACGGGAAGTTCGACGTGCCCATGACCCGGGACACGCACTACCGCGACGGGGCCCCGCGCCCGGTCATCGACCCGGCGACGCTCCTGGAGGGGCTGAACGAGAACCAGCGTGCGGCGGTCGTGCACGCCGGCTCCCCGCTGCTCATCGTGGCCGGCGCCGGTTCGGGCAAGACCCGGGTGCTGACCCACCGCATCGCGTATCTCCTGGCGGAGCGCGGCGCGCACCCGGGGCAGATCCTCGCGATCACCTTCACGAACAAGGCCGCGGGCGAGATGAAGGAGCGCGTAGAGCAGCTCGTCGGCCCCCGGGCCAACGCGATGTGGGTCTCGACGTTCCACAGCGCCTGCGTCCGCATCCTGCGCCGCGAGTACAAGAAGCTCGGCTTCACGTCCTCCTTCTCGATCTACGACGCCGCGGACTCCAAGCGCCTGATGGCCCTGGTCTGCCGTGACCTGGACCTCGACCCGAAGAAGTTCCCGCCGAAGTCCTTCAGCGCCAAGATCTCGAATCTGAAGAACGAGCTGATCGACGAGGAGGACTTCGCCGCCCAGGCCGCCGACGGCTTCGAGAAGACCCTCGCCCAGGCCTACGCCATGTACCAGTCACGCCTGCGCGAGGCGAACGCGCTGGACTTCGACGACCTGATCATGACGACGGTCCACCTCCTGCGCGCCTTCCCGGACGTCGCCGAGCACTACCGCCGCCGCTTCCGGCACGTCATGGTCGACGAGTACCAGGACACCAACCACGCGCAGTACGCCCTGGTGCGCGAGCTGGTCGGACCCTCCGGTGGCGAGGGCGACGACCCGGCGGAGCTGTGCGTGGTGGGTGACGCGGACCAGTCGATCTACGCCTTCCGCGGCGCCACGATCCGCAACATCCTCCAGTTCGAGGAGGACTACACCGACGCGACCACGATCCTCCTGGAGCAGAACTACCGCTCCACGCAGACGATCCTGAGCGCCGCGAACGCGGTCATCGAGCGGAACGAGAGCCGCCGCCCGAAGAATCTGTGGACCAACCAGGGCGCGGGCGCCCGCATCACCGGCTACGTGGCAGACACCGAGCACGACGAGGCGCAGTTCGTCGCGGACGAGATCGACCGGCTCACGGACGCGGGTGACGCGAAGGCCGGCGACGTCGCGATCTTCTACCGCACGAACGCCCAGTCGCGTGTCTTCGAAGAGATCTTCATCCGTGTCGGCCTGCCCTACAAGGTCGTCGGCGGCGTCCGCTTCTACGAGCGCAAGGAGGTCCGCGATGTGCTGGCCTACCTGCGGGTCCTCGCCAACCCCGAGGACGCGGTCCCGCTGCGCCGCATCCTCAACGTCCCCAAGAGGGGCATCGGCGACCGCGCCGAGGCGATGATCGACGCGCTCTCGCAGCGCGAGAAGATCTCCTTCCCGCAGGCGCTGCGCCGCGTCGACGAGGCGTACGGAATGGCGGCCCGCTCGACCAATGCCGTCAAGCGGTTCAACACGCTCATGGAGGAGCTGCGGACCGTCGTCGAGTCCGGCGCGGGCCCGGCCGTCGTCCTGGAGGCCGTACTCGAACGGACCGGCTACCTCGCCGAGTTGCAGGCCTCGACCGACCCGCAGGACGAGACCCGTATCGAGAACCTCCAGGAACTCGCCGCCGTCGCGCTGGAGTTCGAGCAGGAGAACGCCCAGGCGGCCGGTGCTCAGGAGGACGGCCAGGCGGAAGGCCCAGCGGAAGGCGACGAAGGGGCCGCCGCCCCGGCCGGCACGCTCTCCGACTTCCTGGAGCGCGTCGCGCTCGTCGCCGACTCCGACCAGATTCCGGATGAGGAGGACGACGGCTCCGGAGTCATCACCCTGATGACGCTCCACACCGCCAAGGGCCTCGAATTCCCCGTGGTGTTCCTGACCGGCATGGAGGACGGCGTCTTCCCGCACATGCGCTCCCTCGGGCAGGTCAAGGAGCTGGAGGAGGAGCGCCGCCTCGCCTACGTGGGCATCACGCGCGCGCGTGAACGGCTCTATCTGACGCGGTCCTCGATGCGCAGCGCCTGGGGCCAGCCCTCGTACAACCCCCCGTCGCGCTTCCTCGAAGAGATTCCGGATACGTATCTGGACTGGAAGCGGAAGGGCTCTGTCGGCGCCCCCGCGTCGTCGGGTCCCGCCGCGGGCATCACCTCGTCGCTGTCCTCGTCGCGTTCGCGCACGGGCGGCGCGCAGGGCTTCGCCACGCGCCGCGCCTCGGAGAAGCCGGTGGTCTCGCTGGCTGTCGGGGACCGGGTCACGCACGACCAGTTCGGCCTCGGGACCGTGGTCGGAGTGAAGGGCACGGGTGCGAACGCCGAGGCGACGGTGGACTTCGGCGAGCCCAAGCCGAAGCGGCTCCTGCTGCGGTACGCGCCGGTCGAGAAGCTGTAACGCCCCGGGCGGCGGCCGGAGTTACGTTACGTCGGGTCGAGGTCGTGGCTGCGCAGCCACGGCAGCGGGTCGATCGCCGAGCCGCCGCTGGGGCGCACCTCGAAGTGCAGGTGCGGTCCCGTGGAGTTGCCGGAGTTGCCGGAGAAGGCGATGACCTCGCCCGCCTTCACGGGCCCGGTGGAGATCTTGTGCGTGGAGAGGTGGCAGTACCACGTCTCCGTGCCGTCCTTGGCGGTCACGATCGCCATGTTGCCGTAGGCGCTGTTCCACTTCGTGGAGACGGTGCCGTCGGTGGCGGCGAGGACTTCCGTGCCGTACGACACGGGGAAGTCGATGCCGGAGTGGGCGGACATCCAGTTGACGCCGGCCTGTCCGTAGTACGCGCTCAGTCCGTGCTGCTTGACCGGCAGGGCGAACTTGGGGCGGAGCCGCTCCTTGCGTGCCGCCTCCGCGGCCGCCTTCTTCTCGGCGGCCACCTGCTCGGCCTTGAGGTCGATGCGCTCCTGCGTGCGGCTCGCGCGGTCCGCGAAGTCACCGGCGTCCGCGGAGAGGTTCGCCAGCTGGGTGTCCAGCTTGTTGTTGGCGGTGGAGGGCTTCACGGACGTGGTGTCCGGGGCCGAGGCGGTCGTGTCCTTGGCCTCGTCCCCGCCGAAGCTGCCCACGGAGGCGGCGGCCACTCCGGCGACGCCCATCACGCAGGCGGACGGCACGGCGACGGTGAACAGGGCGGAGCGCTTGGCGGGGGTGCGGCGGCGGGTCCGGGACCGGCCCGCGCCGGAGCCGCCGTTCTTGCCGCGGGCGGCGGCGCGGGACCCCGGAGCCGGGCCTTCCGGAGCCGGCTCCGGCTCCGTGGCCGTGTAGGGGGCGTCGGCGGCGATCTCGTACTGCTCGGTGAGTTCGTACGGCTGCGGATTCTCGGATTCCGCGGTCTCGTACGGGTGGGGCGCGTCGTGCGGCTCGTGCGACGTGTCGTGCGCCCCTTGGTTCGCGGGCGCGCCGTTTGCTTCGTGCGCTTCGTTTGCCTCGTGCGCCTCGGATGTCCCGTGCGTTTCGTCGGGCGAGTTCCACGCCGCGGCGTCGAACGTGCCCGAGTCGAACGTGCCCGTCTCGAAGGCGCCCGTCTCAAAGGTCTGCGTCTCGAAGACCTGCGTCTCCCACTGGCCGGTCGAGGGTCCCTGGTTCCAGGCGGTGGCGTCCCACTGACCCGAGCTGTCCGGGCCCTGCTGGGCCGGAATGTCGGCGAGGTGCTGGTAGTCGCCGGTCGTCCACGCGGAGGTGGTGTCGTAGCTGCCGGTGTCGTACGCGGCGGCGTGGTGCTGCCCGGCGTACGCGTCGTAGTCGGCCGTCTGCTGCTGGGCGGTGGTGGTGGTCGCCCACTGGCCCGTGCCGTACTCGGTGCCGGGCATGTCGCCGAAGAGCGGATCGGTGGCGAACGTACCGGTGTCGAAGCTGCCGGTGCTGAAGCTGCCGGTGTCCAAAGTGCCGGTGGAGTGGGCGTCGTAGCCGTAGCCGCCGTGCTCGGCGCTGTGTGGATCGTACGTCGCGTAGTCGGCGCCAGGTGCCGAGGGCTGGGGAGTCGAGCTCCCCGACGGGTGACGGTCGTTCACCAACTTCTCTTTCGCCTCGGCAGCAGGGGCAGAGCAGTGCGGCGACTGTACCCGGCGGTATACGGGCGCGACAATCTTCGGCAGGTTTCGCCCTCTCAGGAAACGGGCATTCGGCCGTCTTTCGGGGGACTGTGGGCACAGCCTTGGCCCTGCGTTCGAGCCGCGTTCGATGTCCGGGGGCGTGGATCGGGTCCGTGACCCGATGCCCGGTCGTGGTCAGGCGACCGTGAGTCCGCCCGGTTCTTGCCTCGCGTCGGCTCCTGGATTCGCCAGGTCGAGTGCCTGACGTACGCCGTTCGCCACCGCCGGGTGCACCGGCAGCGCGAGATGGCCGATTCCGGTTACCCGGATGTTCTGCACGAGCAGGTCGGGGTGGTCGACGCACGCCGTCTCCAGCGGGTCCATGGTCTGGTCCAGGTCGCTCCAGAAGCTCACGAACTGGGTGCGGCAGTCCGGCGCCGGTTCCTTCAGCTCCTCGATCACGGCGGAGCCCGGGCGCATCTGCCGCACGATCGGATGCGCGTCG is a genomic window containing:
- a CDS encoding M23 family metallopeptidase; this translates as MNDRHPSGSSTPQPSAPGADYATYDPHSAEHGGYGYDAHSTGTLDTGSFSTGSFDTGTFATDPLFGDMPGTEYGTGQWATTTTAQQQTADYDAYAGQHHAAAYDTGSYDTTSAWTTGDYQHLADIPAQQGPDSSGQWDATAWNQGPSTGQWETQVFETQTFETGAFETGTFDSGTFDAAAWNSPDETHGTSEAHEANEAHEANGAPANQGAHDTSHEPHDAPHPYETAESENPQPYELTEQYEIAADAPYTATEPEPAPEGPAPGSRAAARGKNGGSGAGRSRTRRRTPAKRSALFTVAVPSACVMGVAGVAAASVGSFGGDEAKDTTASAPDTTSVKPSTANNKLDTQLANLSADAGDFADRASRTQERIDLKAEQVAAEKKAAAEAARKERLRPKFALPVKQHGLSAYYGQAGVNWMSAHSGIDFPVSYGTEVLAATDGTVSTKWNSAYGNMAIVTAKDGTETWYCHLSTHKISTGPVKAGEVIAFSGNSGNSTGPHLHFEVRPSGGSAIDPLPWLRSHDLDPT
- the pcrA gene encoding DNA helicase PcrA, translated to MSSLFDDSFLADLRPSRATDEEPPPPPEDSAPEPVPDDLFDGKFDVPMTRDTHYRDGAPRPVIDPATLLEGLNENQRAAVVHAGSPLLIVAGAGSGKTRVLTHRIAYLLAERGAHPGQILAITFTNKAAGEMKERVEQLVGPRANAMWVSTFHSACVRILRREYKKLGFTSSFSIYDAADSKRLMALVCRDLDLDPKKFPPKSFSAKISNLKNELIDEEDFAAQAADGFEKTLAQAYAMYQSRLREANALDFDDLIMTTVHLLRAFPDVAEHYRRRFRHVMVDEYQDTNHAQYALVRELVGPSGGEGDDPAELCVVGDADQSIYAFRGATIRNILQFEEDYTDATTILLEQNYRSTQTILSAANAVIERNESRRPKNLWTNQGAGARITGYVADTEHDEAQFVADEIDRLTDAGDAKAGDVAIFYRTNAQSRVFEEIFIRVGLPYKVVGGVRFYERKEVRDVLAYLRVLANPEDAVPLRRILNVPKRGIGDRAEAMIDALSQREKISFPQALRRVDEAYGMAARSTNAVKRFNTLMEELRTVVESGAGPAVVLEAVLERTGYLAELQASTDPQDETRIENLQELAAVALEFEQENAQAAGAQEDGQAEGPAEGDEGAAAPAGTLSDFLERVALVADSDQIPDEEDDGSGVITLMTLHTAKGLEFPVVFLTGMEDGVFPHMRSLGQVKELEEERRLAYVGITRARERLYLTRSSMRSAWGQPSYNPPSRFLEEIPDTYLDWKRKGSVGAPASSGPAAGITSSLSSSRSRTGGAQGFATRRASEKPVVSLAVGDRVTHDQFGLGTVVGVKGTGANAEATVDFGEPKPKRLLLRYAPVEKL
- a CDS encoding C40 family peptidase translates to MASHRKPRTRTAGIRTAPAVGITTAALTSVALLSQAAQAAPSAPAKPSLEEVRKKVDDLYHQAGVATQKYNSAKEKTEKQRKKADRLLDDVAERADRLNEARQKLGSIAAAQYRTGAVSQTATMMLAKDPQGFFDQNHLADRLTKRQKKAVDDYQAQQASATKQRTKAARSVETLSDSRDDLRTSKETVQKKLGEARELLSELTAEEKARLAAIERTKEREAKRKAEELARKEVAEAERKRKAEEAARKEREEQGQGEGQDSGSGSGSGSGAGSDAGSGPGGGSGSGGGSGSGSTGGSYATKAAKVIDFAEAQIGKPYVWGATGPDSYDCSGLTQDAWKAAGITLPRTTWDQVKAGTTVKTADAEPGDLVFFYDDISHVGIYIGGGKMIHAPKPGAKVRVESIYYMPIHSVVRPA